A single window of Liolophura sinensis isolate JHLJ2023 chromosome 6, CUHK_Ljap_v2, whole genome shotgun sequence DNA harbors:
- the LOC135469063 gene encoding MAD2L1-binding protein-like yields the protein MFNGGLQSRTRCALVCELVKYLSFQRNQIPLPVDHVKRDLKKRTEKEGNTHEARINRVEHRKSKEFVTVLDKIMENLHTAFDHCPDIRQVLIIIGGTSVSPKEMYRVTIPPYYPDATPVSEKSSIKILFRQLITDDFLGSVNPLSATSTMLLLNAPRNCGLEWFLAKPHYKPPNRGRVYELNLHCAQPPDSGTDLSLMDHHFEISGIQPLDSSNNDISMSESDLICQETSSDSDSVITDMTSDSFSLAMETNALGANIVKQCAMTEDEGVHSLSDEDYIWFQAPLSIKGYKDRTSKVRS from the exons ATGTTTAACGGTGGTTTGCAGTCACGCACACGATGTGCTTTGGTTTGTGAATTAGTTAAATATTTGAGTTTTCAACGAAATCAAATTCCATTGCCAGTTGATCATGTGAAGCGTGACCTGAAAAAACGAACAGAAAAGGAGGGAAATACG CATGAAGCCCGAATAAACCGAGTGGAGCACAGAAAATCCAAGGAATTCGTGACAGTGCTggataaaataatggaaaatttACACACAGCTTTTGACCATTGTCCAGACATCCGACAGGTTTTGATAATAATCGGGGGCACATCAGTGAGCCCAAAGGAGATGTACAGGGTAACAATTCCTCCGTATTATCCCGATGCTACCCCTGTCTCAGAAAAATCTTCTATTAAGATACTATTCCGACAGCTTATTACAGATGACTTCCTTGGCAGTGTTAATCCGCTTTCGGCCACAAGCACTATGCTGCTGCTGAATGCCCCAAGGAATTGTGGACTAGAGTGGTTTCTGGCTAAACCACACTACAAGCCCCCAAACCGCGGACGTGTGTACGAGTTGAACTTGCACTGCGCACAGCCTCCAGATTCTGGCACAGATTTGTCGCTGATGGACCATCACTTTGAAATATCTGGCATACAGCCCCTTGACTCGTCCAACAATGACATATCAATGTCAGAGAGTGATTTAATCTGTCAGGAAACCAGTTCAgacagtgacagtgtgataacagACATGACCTCAGATTCCTTCAGTTTGGCTATGGAAACCAATGCACTTGGTGCAAATATTGTCAAACAGTGTGCCATGACAGAAGATGAAGGGGTTCATTCTCTATCTGATGAAGATTACATTTGGTTTCAAGCCCCTCTTTCTATCAAGGGCTATAAAGACAGAACTTCTAAAGTCAGAAGTTAA